GGAGCTGATGCATCGCTAGCAGGTGACTGGGCTGAATCTCTATTCCATAGATTGAATATTGATCCTAAACAACATAAAATGAGGTCGATGTTAGAAGGCTGGGTGAAGATTCCTACTCATTGAGGACAAATGGATCAATAGAAGACAAATCAAAGCGACTTTTCATGGGAGTTACTTCATCATTGACATAGTAATCAGTCTACAGAGTCATCTGAGTAATCAGTCTACAGAGTCTTCTGAGTGTTTCATCAGCTTTTGAGACTTCTGCATTTTCTGATAGGCGGGCCACCAGCTTGCCACGAGATGGGAATTATCTGCCTAGATCTGAGCTGGGATCATTGAACCGTAATAATTCCTTGCTTTATGCAAATATTGAAGGTGGGCATCTATTTGGACATCGTTGATTGAGTGTGCAGAATTGCTCAGTACTAGTTTGAAACGTTTAGAGTAGACATTCTGATGCAGAATTTTATATCTTAGTTTTGGAGCTTTAAAGatgagaaggagagaaaagcTTCGTTCAAGTGTAGTGTAGCAAAGAGGATATGATTTTACGGTGAGGTCCTAGTAGTTGCTTGGAGAGATGAACTTTGAAGGGGCACAAGCTGCATTTGTAAGTGAAATTTGTCAGCAAGAAAGCACTTAACAGCAACTTTCTTACGAAGAAGTCTATAGTTTCAGAGAaccttctctgtctcttttgTTGACTATGTTGATACTACGTCAGTTTTTCGGGAATGCACTTTCCAAAGGATGTTGACGTGCATTACGGAAAACGATCTTCCTACCGAGTCTGGAGACAGGTATACTATCTCTCTAACAAAACTTTCCATATGAggaagttttgatttttttatctGGTTATATCGTCTAGAGGTTCGTTTTCGTTTTGGCATATAGATATTCATTTATGTTTGTGGTTTTTGCATATAGATACTTAGCTAAACACAGTCCCATTTTCTTCCTACTCTATGTCCGCATCATTAGTTTTGCCACTTAGATCTTGGATTCTCTGTAGAGCTTGCGACACTGGAGGTTGAAGAGTATTTGTGAGACTTGTCAAGATTTCACATTAGTATCTATAGAAAGACGATAATGTTGATGAAATGCTGGACTGATGGAGAAGTAGCTGTTCTTGAAGATGGTTCACTACGTTGGTTTCTGGAGTAGCACGGAAGCAAAGTTCTTTAGAGATTGGAAAGGATTATCTTACCCATGTTAATAAAGGCAAAGGTTTTGTAGATAAGAAATACATAGGATTAGCTCACTTTATCCTGGAGTTTACTGCTACTAACCTACTGCTGTGGGTTTAAGTTTTAAGTCTTTATATTGCTCTGAAGTTAGGTGTAGGTTTTACAAGGATGAAAGGTTGTATCGATTTAAATCTAGAGGAACTTAGTTTACTTCCCTCTTGCTTTTCCGAAGACTCTGAGAACTTTCCAGCTTAAGAGTGAGTTAGAAACGACTTACATCTTCAGAAATGTTTGCCCTCATGTGTTCTTATCAAGGACATATTGAATAGCATTGGACTGTAATCTCTGAGGATTAACAGAGTTGTTACTCCAGATCTAGAATTGAAGCGGTGCTGCAAAGATGCAAGTTTCCAGTAGTGTGAAGCTTCTTGGAACAGTACACGATGAAATAAGGGAGATTTGTTACTTAGCCATTAGATGAGCTTGGACACGGATAGgaaatgattcttcttcaagctccaTTCCGGTTCACCTTTTAGACATTAGATGTAGAGATCCAGTCTGCTAAGTCACGTAGCATTGTATGCTTTGCATAAATATTAGCTGTTGAAAACTGCTCGTTTCATGTATATACAGGTTTTGATTATTCTTCTCCTTGTTACAGGCGACAAAGCTTGAAAAGACCATTCATCTACAAGTTGGAAACGACAAAGGGACCGGAATGGTTATAACAGAAACCAGTAAGTGTGTTAACCACTAAATACATCCTCTCATAATCAAACATTTATATGCGtatttcatcataattaaCAGGCtgaatgttatttatatatatgtattgcAAGTTATGATCTAAGAATGATTCTGATTCGGACATTTTTTCAGGTGGTTAGAACAGGAGGAAACATCTTGGACCTCTTTCCTTTCACCAAGGTCTTGGTATCAGGAAAGCAACCGTCACCGACTTCCTCAACTGCACCATCTCCTGTCACACTAATTGGATAGGCGACCAAATGGATACCGAGCATGTCTACGACCTTGTCTCCACTGTAAATCTCCCACATTTGCTCTCCTATTGTCCGTAACCCTCGGACACATTCAAGACTCTCTGGCTCTGACGATGATAAGTCATCTGCCGTGATCTTGCCACCGGTATGCTCATACCAGAGCGATAACCGGTAAGCTTGGATTTCGTTGGTGTTGTTGGTATTGGTTTGGTAGCAACCTATTGCAATCTCGGTGTCCCGACAACCATCCATTGATCTCTGGTTTATATTGGCTGATCCTATCAAAATGTATGTGTCGTCCACTACAAACATATGACAATCTCTGTAATTTAAATCTTAAGTGAAAGTTTGTGAAAGTTTAACGAATcttcaatatattttcatttcagaTTGTGAATTGCGGATTGTTTGTTACCTATCATGAGCTTGGAGTGGACATAGACCATGAATCTCCGATTCCTCTGCGCATTCCAGTAATGCGTTTTCTGGTGGGGCGACGAAACTGCTTCAAACTCcccatctctcttctcttctctgtttgcAAGACAGAAGAAGTTTAGATAATCCCTCGGATGCGACTTGTCTCCAACTTCCCATATCGCCTCTCCAATGATCTGATACATCATTGACATCGTCTCTCTCGTCCAATGAAGTATCTCTTCAACCGTTTCACTCTCCGGTGGCCCTTCCGGCCACATCGGTATGACTATATACACAGCAAATCTCTCCCTTGCACGTATCTTAGCAGCAATCTTTAACGCTATTTCGACAGGTATCAAGTTTGTGCATCCGCTGCAGATTCTATccatcaaaaaaagaaatactaaAATAGATCAGAATCTCCCAATGGATATTTAATAGCTTCGTTAAGAGAAATTTCGTACTTATCGTTCTTGCTCTCCCAATGATCACAGCTTCCCATGAAATACTGATTCTCGATGTAGATAAACCTCTCAGCCTTTCGAATTGCTGCGACATAGCCATCGTGTACACTCTTCTCTACCGGCAAACCTCTTGGCATCTCTGTTGCCGATATGTGATCTATCGATCTCAGAACTTGAACATTCCATTTCCTGTTATTTTCCTCAGTAGGTCCGGTTAGGTTTACTAAGTTTCTGATCCCTGAAGTGTTAACCAACACGGAAGGGTTACACTGTTTCGTCCATCGCTGTTCGAAGTTCTTCAGGACATCCCAAGCCGCTCCTCCAACCACGGACACATGGCAATCATGCCATGGCTCTCTTGGTCCGCCTCTACTTAGCTTAGCTCCAGCTACACTTGTCTGGTAAAAATCAGCTTCTGTTCCGAGTGTACGAAACAGTGAATGCTCCTCAGTGTCATATCGACCATCGCAAAGGTCAAACCCGCCAAGGAAGCTCATGATCTCTCGCTCCTTCGTGCTTGAATTTGTCACCCGTGTATCCAGTGTTATTGTCTTTTGGTGGTGTGCAAACGCTGTAGGGAGCTTTTTGTGCAATCTTGGACACAATCTACAAACAACGTTTGTGTTTCTGAAGTAAGCAAGAGCTCTTTCGACGTTTGTTCTCATTACACCTTTGTTCTTGATCATTGGTAAAGACGTCTCGTCGTTCCACAACATTACTCTCACCGCTACACCTTCCTCTGATTTCCGTTTCAGAAGCTCGCCAACCGTTACTCCAACCGCATGTGGAATCTCAGTTTCGTTGTCGCGTACAAGAAcaagattagggtttagtgcCCATCCTGCAATGTAAACCAAGTGCCTAGCACTTTCGATCGCTTTGTAAACATCTTCCCATAGATTCCTTGCATTAAAAGGAACATCATCAACCCTTGGATCAAATGTGGCCTTGTGGTGTGCATCTTGATACAGTACGACTCTGCAGTTCGATCTTTGAGGGAAGCTTGCGTTCCTAATACCTTGAAAAGACGCTTCTTCAAGCGCTCTGCACCATCCCGGTTCAAGATAAGCCGGTCTGAACCACATCAAACACTTAAGCTTCAAGTTACGTTTCGTTGACCCATTGTCTGCAATCAGAGGGAAGAACCCGTTGATAACTGCTGAATTAGATGTCAGGATCTGTTCTGCAGAGATTCGGAATCTTCCGAGAACAGAACATCGAGTCTTGAGCGTGATGGTGATAGTCGTGTCAGTAACCGGGTGAGCGCAGAGGATCTGAAAAGTCTGATTCCAAATACGGTCGTATTCTGAGCTTGTTTTagcaactttcttcttgtttatctTGATGGTCACGTAAGCTGCTTTTGGCTTTGTACATATACACTGTGAACAAAGATAACAAAAGCTCATGAAAATGAACACAATGATAACATCATCAGAGTCACTAATTCAGTATATGATATAGACTTACATTGAAAGGAAATGGAGGAGAAAAAGGTGTTGCATCGAAGATTGTAATCTCTAGTGTTCCATGAAAGTacttcttctgttcttcaaGCTCCATCTTCTCTTTATTCAAAATGTATCTTTAAGAGAATGAGAGATAATTTTCTGTGAATTGTCAAGTATGTGTTTGAAGCTGGTCAATTACAGAATGCACAAGGTTATGTCCAtccatatatgtatatgtatttgttaatgtttttggtGAAACTTGTAGGATTCTCCATGGACAatcttaaagaaaacattcaacCATATAGATGACAAAATCGAAGGTGAAGTGTCTTTGAATACAAATCAAGCATTCGACTTCggtttttaaaaataggaATTTTAAAAAGCAAAGTGTTAGATGGTATTCAAACAAAAGGTTGGGACTAAAATGTGAAAGCATGAAAATATCTGGTGGAGTTTGTAAATATTTGTGGGGATAAGCCACGTGCAGCAACAAAGCGCTGCCAAAGAAACCACTCGGTCGCAGTTTCTTTGGTGAACtaataatatgaaatttttattctgccggaaaaaaaaattaatcctTCTAATGAATAAAATTATGCTGTTTACAAGTAATTAATcagatttatgttttgaaaatgacAGAGAATATAATATGCTGTACATTTTCCTAAGAATATGTCTCTATGATGCTGACTGTTAAACACATATAATACCAATATTGTTACCATAAATGTACAGttgcaaaacaaataaaaaattattacaatATAAAgcatttatgtatttattgGGCATGTAACAACTTTTATCCATATGTGACATTTACATTAGCACCATCACCTAATCCATAGGGACACTGAgcaatttataaattattacaaccaacaaaaaaaaaagcttcgtgtctctcttctccaaaaaTGACGAACTACGGGGCGATTCCGACGTCGTCTCATCCATCACCGGCGATAGATCTCGAATACATCTCACGCGCCAAACACCGTATAAAATCCGGTCTAGCTACGCGCCGCCCATGGAAATCAATGTTCGATTTCGAATCAATGACTCTCCCTCACGGTTTCTTCGACGCGATCTCGAGGATCAAAACGAATCTCGGCTATTTCAGAGCTAATTACGCCATCGGAGTTctcttcatcctcttcctAAGCCTTCTATATCACCCAACCTCGTTGATCGTGTTATCAATCTTGGTCGTCTTCTGGATCTTTCTCTATTTCCTCCGTGACGAGCctcttgttgtttttggttatcaGATTGATGATCGGACGGTTCTTATTGGTTTATCGGTTTTGACGGTTGTGATGCTTTTGTTGACTCACGCTACTTCGAATATTCTGGGATCTTTGTTAACCGCCGCCGTGTTGGTTCTGATTCATGCGGCGGTTAGAAGAAGtgataatttgtttcttgatgaagaagctgcGGCGGTTACTGAAGCTTCAGGGCTGATGTCATACCCTTCGTCGTAAAtccaaaaatttgttttttttttttgtatgttacTGAGTTTGGTGCGATTTGAGAAAACTTGACATGTTCTTCTACTTTGTTCAATTTGTTGACAACAGTACAATTTTTGAGtatgttttgttggttaattACGTTATTACATGATTAGCACTACAAACACTAATCACTTTGGATAAAGCTACTAAAAAACCATAATTGTCAATTAAGAGGactttgattttacaaaattcttCTATTGATCCTACGCACTATACCAAAAGAAAGTGATCAGATTGGCTAGTTGAGCTTTTAGTTATGATCTCTGAGACCTTTCTCAGTGGATAGTCTTCCATTAAACCTCCCTGAGATTTCATTCATTAACATATCTCCTTCCAATAAACGCAACACCTTCAACAACAAGCAAAAGAGCAGACACACTTGAGAGAGTTTTATTGACTTAAAGAAATGAACATGTTTCAAGAATGGTGAATCTTTTCTTTACCTGAGACATGCGAGGACGCAAATGTGGATCTCTACGTATACACAATGAAGCTGTATGAATCATGCAAATGACTTGTGTTTCTGAATATCGCTTTTCGAGCCTCGGATCAACTAATTCCTCAACCGCATACTCTTCTAATAAAGATCTTGCCTGctcacaaagaaaataaaataacaaaatgagcttcaagaaagaaacttttagATTTCATTTACAAGAAGAGACTGAAAATGAGCTAAGAAAccttaaaaagaagaaacttatgGATTTACCCATTCAGTTAAACATTGTTGTCCCTTTGGTCTGTAGATATCCATTGCTTTACGACCCGTGATTAGTTCGATCAATACAACCCCGAACGAGTAAACATCGGCTTTCTCTGTGATTTGTCCACTTTGAGCATACTCTGGAGCTAAATAGCTAAAACAAGAAACACAGAAAGTAGTTGAGAAATTACTCTAGAGTGAGAATGATgatttagttataaattttgttaccCGAAAGTTCCTATCACACGCGTGTCTACACCTAGCTCTCCATCAGGCTGCCATCTTGCTAAACCAAAATCTCCAACctgaaagagaaacaaaaacagaatcaaacgAATGTATAAAAAAGTGTAAATTGTGgttcaagaaaatataaataccaGTGGTTCATAATCATGAGTAATTAGTATATTGTTAGGCCTCATGTCTCGGTGAACAATGCAACCTACTCTACACTCTTCATGAAGATATCGAAGACCTCGAGCCGCTCCAACCGCTATTTTTTGTCTTGCAGGCCATCCCAAAGTGTCCTTATGGCGACCTAAATGGACATTTCATGAAAGTTAGTTAGATAACTCTAGTTAAGTGTTTTTTAGGTTAACAACATCTTTAACTAACTTGGAAACTCTATTTACCGTATAGATGAGAGTCTAATGATCCATTGCATATGTATTCATAGACCAAGAGTCTTCTGGTATCTTCGATGCAGAAACCGATTAACATAACTACGTTTCGATGCTGAGCACAGCTCAAAACTTCTACTTCAGAGCAAAACTCTACATCTCCTTGTGTACTGGCCACTTTGTGTTGCTTTACTGCTACAATCTGGCCTTCAGGTAATACACCTCTATGAACAGATCCAAATCCACCTTCTGCCAAAAAATTAGCTCGCGAAAACCCGTTTGTTGCAAGCTCTAACTCTTTGTAGGAGAAAAACCTCGGTGGTTTTCCAAATACAGGCGCTTTGTGCTGGCATATAGAACAGAGAGGAGGTGAAACAGGAGGAGCATTTCGTGATAACGCTCTTAAGGTTCCACTATACTCCTCCAAGTCTTTCCTTTTACTTGACATagctgcttcttctccttcatcaagCTTAGAAATTTTCTCAAGCAAAGCCTTTTTAGTAGATACTTGAACAGCCTTATCATCGCCTCTCGTTGATTCCTGCATCGAGACGCAATGAGTGCTAAGATATTCTGATATCCATGGTTGGAATCTCTTACTTAAGGAAGGTAGTGATAGATTTTCGCTCTCTGAATCAGAATCAGATTCATTCTCTTTGACGACCAAAGTTTCATCCTTTCTCACTTCAGCTGTGAAAACTGGCGATGATGTACCGAGGTCAGAGCTAGATACTGATGAAGTCCAAGCTTCTGTTCCTGTGAATGATGTCTCAACCTCAGGACTGCTCATTGGAGTAGTTGTAACAACCGCTTTAACAGAATCTAACAacctgtttttgtttttttcagatgCTAATTCTGGTTCCTTTGTTGAAGACCCGACCAAGTTCAACCGCAGGACTTTTGCCTCAGAACGCTTCATCGCCACAATGTTACATTGTAACTCATCTATGCACCGTTTCTCTTCATGCTTAAGGTGCCtgtaaaagaaatataatcATTCAACCACACAAAGAGagtaaaaactaaagaacTGAAGAATAAAATCAGATTATTAACTTACTTATCAAGAACTACCCAATTTGCTTGAGATTTCTTGGCCTCAGCCGCAACAGCTCCACATGGTGATCCAGAAACAATCTTGATCCTGACATTAACCTTCAAAGAAACAAGCATGAGAATAACTCTAGATATTTCAGAATATCATTATTTTGATGGTGGACTAATTTTCAAACCTTGTTTGGATCATATACATCATGAAGCTGGAGAATCATTTGGGAACAAGTATCAGTGAGATCACTCTTTATCTCAGACATTGGATCAGAATGCAGTTTCCAATGACCAGTAGCACAATCTCCAGCAAACCTAGGGAAAGTCCATAGCTTTCGGCCTAACAAAaagaccaaacaaaagaaagacaatgaataaaacagagcaaactAATCTCCATGATTGGataccaaagaagaagaaagtaccAGCATTGTAAgaagtaacaacaacaatcagaGTAATGCAATCTCCAGGATGAACAATATGAGTCAAGGCCCAAACAAATGCTGTCTTTGAAATCTCCCTAGATGCTTTGACAGCAACAAGAACCTTCTCAGTCCCATTAGAACCTGATCTCTTCCCCTGTTTCTCTCTGCTCATTTAAGAGGACTTTTGCAAGAACAATTCTCTAGATTCCTCTTGATTTCTAAATGATCCTTGGAGATAAAGTAGCTTCTCGTAGAGATAGATTCTGTAGATATGATTGCATTATTATGGCAAGTTGGAAATCAAGACAAAATCAGACCAAACACACAATACTTTGTTTGCAGATGCATACAAAACTCAATAGACATGACAAGACCTCTCACTCACTGAATCACATAAActtcaaaacagaaaatacaaaacccTGAAGTAAAAAATCCTACTTTTGAGATTCCCAACCAGCTATTGGGGGCAAACTCAATCCAAAAATCCCAAAGATCCAAAGAGATGCTTATCTCTCAAATCTATCCCTTTTTATTCAAATCACTGAGTCAATGTTTTTCAAGAAATAGAAAAGAGGAAATGATGGGCAACACGGTTCAAATGTCTCTGCTTGCTCAGAATCTACCAATCTCCAAAATCACACCTACAAATACAATAAGAGAATGAGATAAATGAGTTTTTGAAACGGAAACTGCCAAAATAAGTAGTACTCCTTTAAACTAGATTTTGCAGTTAGAGATTGATACATTAAATTAAACCCTTACTAAAAGACacaaaaatatagtattttcttatattatcatcaatcaatcatgTGTACAACTGCATCACAAGGAGATTATTCAAATAAAGATTATGAAATTTCTCACCAAGATAAGCACTCATATATTTCACCGCCATGAAAATGAGCGAGATGTAAGGAAGAAGGGCACAAGTGTGAAACAGAACGTTTAGTAATTGTATGATCTTACATAACATGAAGCATAGATATGGCTATGTTTTGTCTGACTTGGAAGTTTTCAGctttaaacaacaaaagcaCGTTTATAGAGATAGAAACAAGACAGTGTATAAAAATGTAGAGAAGAAGCAGCATAAATGCTGGACTCATATACAAACAAGCAGAAAAGCGCGAAAATATGTGATAAAAAGCAGCTTTTTAgggttcttgttttttctcaaCACTGTGAAACCAAAAACCCTTTATTCACTgaccctctctctctctctctctctttgttacTACTATAGGTTAACATGAATGATCCAATGAGttatgtaaaaaataaaaaatctttccaatcaaaaaaagttaattttgtattttactcattccCAATGTTCCTTTGTTTCATGAGGTTggaattaaaataatatttaagtGATTAAACCAGTTTTTAGActgataacaaaaataatgtaacAATTTCAAATATCTCTGCCATCATAGTCGAGTTCTTTAACGTACCTTTTGTCCTTTCTTAAGTGTAAGcaaaactttctttcttttcttcaacatGTAAGTAAAACtttagtttgaatttttttttgtaacttctAGTAAGCTGAAACGATGTTGCATTAGCCAGTAAttagtttaaagtttaaactaaACTAGACACAAACAAATTGGATGAAAAATAGTTCAAAATGGAGTatcttgttttgtgtgtgttagGCATTGATAGAGTTTAAGACCTGTCACCATCACAAGGACCAATATAAGCTGCGTTTCTCCAACCAATCAATCACTCTCCGATTGTTAAATATTTACGGCTGTTATCAGTCCTCGTCTTGTCACACTTCTTGAGATGCTAAAATCAATGAaaacttaatattttaaaaaatgttaagaaaattaatcGAGTAGAAACGTAAACATTTTAGTGGCGGCTGTCAGCGGCTTGGGCAATGTGCTATGTGTATAAATGCGACAACGAATAACACAACGATTAAACTAATGTCTCGTGCTAATCACCGTATTTATTCAAAATCTTaaggaaaagacaaaattttagttttggaaGGATTATAAACCATCTActaatttataagaaattagaGTGATTAATACATTGTATCTGTGTGTGGCATTTAATTCAGAGTATATATTAGGGATGAAAGTTGACAAGTTTTACATCTACTCACCATTGAAGGCTGTTCATTGTCTACTCTAGAACCTTGTTTTGGCTTATGTATAAATTTCAACAGGTTACCCTTGTTTTGCTAGAGACATCGTTTAAACAAAAGTATAAACACATTTACTCGAAAACAATTGAGTGTTCTAAGATGTATACCTTCATGAACCAATTATTATGCATGAAAAACATTTTACTGAAGTCCATTTTTCTcataatgaatattttttaaaaaaaccttCTTCACTAAGCAAATAATTAATCATGGAATAAATGGAAAACCCACactaaaatagttttttttttcctaacgGTTCAACAAAGCAAGAATAATACTAGATTCTAGCTCTTATAGAAGAACATAATTAAGAACGAGTAACGACGACCTTTTTTCCTTCACAGTgtacaaaaaatagaaacgacgacgttttagTTAGTCTCTCCTCCTTATTGGATAGTCCAGCCATCTGTttgacccgacccgacccgacccgtAAAGATCCCGGGAAGCacccttaaaccctaaaatgtCCGATCTagtcatcttcgtcttcttcaactctttcAATGGCGTCTTCTTCTAAAATCTGCAGATTATCATCAAAGATTCATTC
This sequence is a window from Arabidopsis thaliana chromosome 1 sequence. Protein-coding genes within it:
- a CDS encoding uncharacterized protein (FUNCTIONS IN: molecular_function unknown; INVOLVED IN: biological_process unknown; LOCATED IN: cellular_component unknown; BEST Arabidopsis thaliana protein match is: GYF domain-containing protein (TAIR:AT1G24300.2); Has 10 Blast hits to 10 proteins in 2 species: Archae - 0; Bacteria - 0; Metazoa - 0; Fungi - 0; Plants - 10; Viruses - 0; Other Eukaryotes - 0 (source: NCBI BLink).), whose translation is MDGRWSGADASLAGDWAESLFHRLNIDPKQHKMRRATSLPRDGNYLPRSELGSLNRNNSLLYANIEVFRECTFQRMLTCITENDLPTESGDSIYRKTIMLMKCWTDGEVAVLEDGSLLLSLYIALKLGVGFTRMKGCIDLNLEELSLLPSCFSEDSENFPA
- the PLDEPSILON gene encoding phospholipase D alpha 4; this encodes MSFCYLCSQCICTKPKAAYVTIKINKKKVAKTSSEYDRIWNQTFQILCAHPVTDTTITITLKTRCSVLGRFRISAEQILTSNSAVINGFFPLIADNGSTKRNLKLKCLMWFRPAYLEPGWCRALEEASFQGIRNASFPQRSNCRVVLYQDAHHKATFDPRVDDVPFNARNLWEDVYKAIESARHLVYIAGWALNPNLVLVRDNETEIPHAVGVTVGELLKRKSEEGVAVRVMLWNDETSLPMIKNKGVMRTNVERALAYFRNTNVVCRLCPRLHKKLPTAFAHHQKTITLDTRVTNSSTKEREIMSFLGGFDLCDGRYDTEEHSLFRTLGTEADFYQTSVAGAKLSRGGPREPWHDCHVSVVGGAAWDVLKNFEQRWTKQCNPSVLVNTSGIRNLVNLTGPTEENNRKWNVQVLRSIDHISATEMPRGLPVEKSVHDGYVAAIRKAERFIYIENQYFMGSCDHWESKNDKICSGCTNLIPVEIALKIAAKIRARERFAVYIVIPMWPEGPPESETVEEILHWTRETMSMMYQIIGEAIWEVGDKSHPRDYLNFFCLANREEKRDGEFEAVSSPHQKTHYWNAQRNRRFMVYVHSKLMIVDDTYILIGSANINQRSMDGCRDTEIAIGCYQTNTNNTNEIQAYRLSLWYEHTGGKITADDLSSSEPESLECVRGLRTIGEQMWEIYSGDKVVDMLGIHLVAYPISVTGDGAVEEVGDGCFPDTKTLVKGKRSKMFPPVLTT
- the PLDEPSILON gene encoding phospholipase D alpha 4 (phospholipase D alpha 4 (PLDEPSILON); CONTAINS InterPro DOMAIN/s: C2 calcium/lipid-binding domain, CaLB (InterPro:IPR008973), Phospholipase D (InterPro:IPR015679), Phospholipase D, plant (InterPro:IPR011402), Phospholipase D/Transphosphatidylase (InterPro:IPR001736), C2 calcium-dependent membrane targeting (InterPro:IPR000008); BEST Arabidopsis thaliana protein match is: phospholipase D alpha 1 (TAIR:AT3G15730.1); Has 1995 Blast hits to 1528 proteins in 409 species: Archae - 2; Bacteria - 580; Metazoa - 308; Fungi - 419; Plants - 534; Viruses - 0; Other Eukaryotes - 152 (source: NCBI BLink).) — encoded protein: MELEEQKKYFHGTLEITIFDATPFSPPFPFNCICTKPKAAYVTIKINKKKVAKTSSEYDRIWNQTFQILCAHPVTDTTITITLKTRCSVLGRFRISAEQILTSNSAVINGFFPLIADNGSTKRNLKLKCLMWFRPAYLEPGWCRALEEASFQGIRNASFPQRSNCRVVLYQDAHHKATFDPRVDDVPFNARNLWEDVYKAIESARHLVYIAGWALNPNLVLVRDNETEIPHAVGVTVGELLKRKSEEGVAVRVMLWNDETSLPMIKNKGVMRTNVERALAYFRNTNVVCRLCPRLHKKLPTAFAHHQKTITLDTRVTNSSTKEREIMSFLGGFDLCDGRYDTEEHSLFRTLGTEADFYQTSVAGAKLSRGGPREPWHDCHVSVVGGAAWDVLKNFEQRWTKQCNPSVLVNTSGIRNLVNLTGPTEENNRKWNVQVLRSIDHISATEMPRGLPVEKSVHDGYVAAIRKAERFIYIENQYFMGSCDHWESKNDKICSGCTNLIPVEIALKIAAKIRARERFAVYIVIPMWPEGPPESETVEEILHWTRETMSMMYQIIGEAIWEVGDKSHPRDYLNFFCLANREEKRDGEFEAVSSPHQKTHYWNAQRNRRFMVYVHSKLMIVDDTYILIGSANINQRSMDGCRDTEIAIGCYQTNTNNTNEIQAYRLSLWYEHTGGKITADDLSSSEPESLECVRGLRTIGEQMWEIYSGDKVVDMLGIHLVAYPISVTGDGAVEEVGDGCFPDTKTLVKGKRSKMFPPVLTT
- the PRA7 gene encoding PRA1 (Prenylated rab acceptor) family protein (PRA7; INVOLVED IN: vesicle-mediated transport; LOCATED IN: endoplasmic reticulum, plasma membrane; EXPRESSED IN: 25 plant structures; EXPRESSED DURING: 15 growth stages; CONTAINS InterPro DOMAIN/s: Prenylated rab acceptor PRA1 (InterPro:IPR004895); BEST Arabidopsis thaliana protein match is: PRA1 (Prenylated rab acceptor) family protein (TAIR:AT3G13720.1); Has 523 Blast hits to 523 proteins in 128 species: Archae - 0; Bacteria - 0; Metazoa - 75; Fungi - 90; Plants - 309; Viruses - 6; Other Eukaryotes - 43 (source: NCBI BLink).); translation: MTNYGAIPTSSHPSPAIDLEYISRAKHRIKSGLATRRPWKSMFDFESMTLPHGFFDAISRIKTNLGYFRANYAIGVLFILFLSLLYHPTSLIVLSILVVFWIFLYFLRDEPLVVFGYQIDDRTVLIGLSVLTVVMLLLTHATSNILGSLLTAAVLVLIHAAVRRSDNLFLDEEAAAVTEASGLMSYPSS